A single region of the Pseudomonas sp. B21-023 genome encodes:
- the lnt gene encoding apolipoprotein N-acyltransferase, producing MRWITRPGWPGNLLAMAAGASTLLALAPFDIWPLALLSLALFYAGLRELSPRQALGRGWCFGFGLYGAGTWWIYVSMNTYGGASPLLAILLLLAFFACLAFFFALPAWLWARWLRRDEAPLADALCFAALWLLQEAFRGWFLTGFPWLYAGYSQLDGPLAGLAPLGGVWLISFALALTAALLCNLHRLRERRSFLAVGAVLLAAPWIIGLALKDHAWTKPAGDPLKVAALQGNVEQDLKWDPAHVNAQLALYRDMSFSSKPVDLLIWPETAVPVLKDQAQGYIDMMGTFAAERHSALITGVPVRQMVHHQRRYFNGITVTGEGDGTYLKQKLVPFGEYVPLQDMLRGLIEFFNLPMSDFARGPEDQPLLQAKGYQIAPYICYEVVYPEFAASLAARSDLLLTISNDTWFGTSIGPLQHLQMAQMRALEAGRWMIRATNNGVTALIDPFGRITAQVPQFQRAVLYGEVVPMQQLTPYLQWRSWPLAIVCVLLLGWALLAGRIARTV from the coding sequence ATGCGCTGGATCACCCGCCCCGGCTGGCCCGGTAACCTGCTGGCCATGGCGGCCGGCGCCTCCACCCTGCTGGCCCTGGCCCCCTTCGACATCTGGCCGCTGGCCCTGCTGTCCCTCGCGCTGTTCTATGCCGGGCTGCGCGAGCTGAGCCCGCGACAAGCCCTGGGCCGGGGCTGGTGCTTCGGCTTCGGCCTCTACGGCGCCGGCACCTGGTGGATCTACGTCAGCATGAACACCTACGGCGGCGCCTCGCCGCTGCTGGCGATCCTGCTGCTGCTGGCATTCTTCGCCTGTCTGGCCTTCTTCTTCGCCCTGCCCGCCTGGCTTTGGGCACGCTGGTTGCGCCGCGACGAGGCGCCGCTGGCAGACGCCTTGTGCTTTGCCGCTCTGTGGTTGCTGCAGGAGGCCTTCCGGGGCTGGTTCCTCACCGGTTTCCCTTGGCTCTATGCAGGTTACAGCCAGCTCGATGGCCCACTGGCGGGCCTGGCGCCGTTGGGCGGCGTGTGGCTGATCTCGTTCGCCCTGGCGTTGACTGCCGCCTTGCTGTGCAACCTCCATCGCCTGCGCGAGCGCCGTTCGTTCCTGGCTGTTGGTGCGGTGTTGCTGGCGGCGCCGTGGATCATCGGCCTGGCCTTGAAGGATCACGCCTGGACCAAGCCGGCAGGTGATCCGCTGAAGGTGGCAGCCCTGCAAGGCAACGTCGAGCAGGACCTGAAGTGGGACCCTGCGCACGTCAATGCCCAACTGGCGCTGTACCGCGACATGAGCTTCAGCTCGAAACCCGTCGACCTGCTGATCTGGCCGGAAACCGCCGTGCCGGTGCTCAAGGACCAGGCCCAGGGCTACATCGACATGATGGGTACCTTCGCCGCCGAACGGCATTCGGCGCTGATCACCGGGGTCCCAGTGCGGCAGATGGTCCACCACCAGCGCCGCTACTTCAACGGCATCACCGTGACCGGCGAGGGCGACGGCACCTACCTCAAGCAGAAGCTGGTGCCCTTCGGTGAATACGTTCCATTGCAGGACATGCTGCGCGGCCTGATCGAGTTCTTCAATTTGCCGATGTCGGATTTCGCCCGTGGTCCCGAGGACCAGCCATTGCTGCAGGCCAAGGGTTACCAGATCGCTCCGTACATTTGCTACGAAGTGGTCTATCCCGAATTCGCCGCAAGCCTGGCCGCACGCAGCGACCTGCTGCTGACCATCAGCAACGACACCTGGTTCGGCACCTCGATCGGCCCCTTGCAACACCTGCAGATGGCCCAGATGCGTGCGCTGGAGGCGGGCCGCTGGATGATCCGCGCCACCAACAACGGCGTGACCGCACTGATAGACCCGTTCGGCAGGATCACCGCGCAGGTCCCGCAGTTCCAGCGGGCCGTGCTGTACGGCGAGGTGGTGCCGATGCAGCAACTGACGCCGTACCTGCAATGGCGCTCGTGGCCGCTGGCGATCGTCTGCGTGCTGCTGCTGGGCTGGGCCTTGCTGGCCGGGCGCATTGCGCGAACCGTCTGA
- a CDS encoding YdcF family protein, translated as MPIRFFIKQWLMPPGVLFLLLLAAWWWRRRRPRLAAACFTLGLGGLWLMSLPLTVEQVARTLETEPALALEGWAGLASRADAIVVLGAGRERGDPAWGGLDQPTYVALERMRYAAQLAKASGLPVLTSGGLHYGTPPSEAQLMADRLEADFGVKVSWKEEASRTTWENAEFSAKVLQPLGIKRVVVVTQAWHMQRSRWSFERAGFEVVPAPVGFLGRNHARPFAGLLPENRAMWQSGQLLNEAAGLVGYRLFY; from the coding sequence ATGCCGATCCGCTTTTTCATCAAACAATGGTTGATGCCGCCTGGCGTCCTGTTCCTGTTGCTGCTGGCCGCCTGGTGGTGGCGCCGGCGCCGTCCGCGCCTGGCCGCGGCCTGTTTCACCCTGGGGCTGGGTGGCTTGTGGCTGATGAGCTTGCCACTGACGGTCGAGCAAGTTGCCCGAACCCTTGAAACAGAACCTGCGTTGGCCCTCGAGGGGTGGGCAGGCCTGGCATCCAGGGCCGACGCCATCGTGGTCCTGGGCGCCGGACGGGAGCGCGGCGATCCGGCCTGGGGTGGCCTTGATCAGCCAACCTACGTTGCCCTCGAGCGCATGCGCTACGCCGCGCAACTGGCCAAGGCCTCAGGGCTGCCGGTGCTGACCAGCGGTGGCTTGCACTATGGCACGCCGCCCAGTGAGGCCCAACTGATGGCTGACCGCCTGGAGGCGGACTTTGGCGTAAAGGTTTCCTGGAAGGAGGAAGCCAGCCGCACCACCTGGGAAAACGCCGAGTTCAGTGCCAAGGTATTGCAGCCTCTGGGTATCAAGCGGGTGGTGGTGGTGACGCAGGCCTGGCACATGCAGCGCTCGCGCTGGAGTTTCGAGCGGGCCGGGTTCGAAGTGGTGCCGGCGCCGGTGGGATTCCTGGGGCGGAATCATGCGCGGCCGTTCGCGGGATTGCTGCCGGAAAACCGGGCAATGTGGCAGAGCGGACAGTTGCTGAACGAGGCGGCAGGGTTAGTGGGGTATCGCCTGTTCTACTAA
- the leuS gene encoding leucine--tRNA ligase — protein MHEQYTPRDVEAAAQNAWDEQQSFAVTEQPGKDTYYCLSMFPYPSGKLHMGHVRNYTIGDVIARYQRMLGKNVLQPMGWDAFGMPAENAAMKNNVAPAKWTYENIDYMKTQLKSLGLAIDWSREVTTCKPDYYRWEQWLFTRLFEKGIIYRKNGTVNWDPADQTVLANEQVIDGRGWRSGALIEKREIPMYYFRITDYADELLESLDELPGWPEQVKTMQRNWIGKSRGMEVQFPYDQASIGHEGTLKVFTTRPDTLMGATYVAVAAEHPLATQAAQGNPALQAFIDECKSGSVAEADMATQEKKGMATSLFVEHPLTGEKLPVWVANYVLMHYGDGAVMAVPAHDERDFEFAHKYNLPVKAVVRTSVGDEVGSEWLAAYGEHGQLINSGEFDGLDFQGAFDAIEAALIRKDLGKSRTQFRLRDWGISRQRYWGCPIPIIHCPSCGDVPVPEDQLPVTLPENVVPDGAGSPLARMPEFYECTCPKCGTAAKRETDTMDTFVESSWYFARYASPNYDKGLVDPKAANHWLPVDQYIGGIEHAILHLLYARFFHKLMRDEGLVTSNEPFKNLLTQGMVVAETYYRVASNGGKDWFNPADVEIERDAKAKIIGARLKTDGLPVEIGGTEKMSKSKNNGVDPQSMIEQYGADTCRLFMMFASPPDMSLEWSDSGVEGASRFLRRVWRLAQAHVTQGLPGTLDIAALSDEQKVIRRAIHAAIKQASTDVGQYHKFNTAIAQVMTVMNVLEKAPQATAQDRALLQEGLEAVTLLLAPITPHISHELWKQLGHDQAVIDANWPIVDEGALVQDTVTLVVQVNGKLRGQVEMPAAASREEVEAAARNNENVLRFTDGLTIRKVIVVPGKLVNIVAN, from the coding sequence ATGCACGAACAATACACGCCCCGTGATGTAGAAGCCGCCGCCCAGAATGCCTGGGACGAGCAACAATCGTTTGCTGTCACCGAACAGCCAGGCAAAGACACCTACTATTGCCTATCGATGTTCCCGTACCCGAGCGGCAAGCTACACATGGGCCACGTGCGCAACTACACCATCGGTGACGTGATCGCCCGCTACCAGCGCATGCTGGGCAAGAACGTCCTGCAACCGATGGGCTGGGACGCCTTCGGCATGCCGGCGGAAAACGCCGCGATGAAGAACAACGTCGCCCCGGCCAAGTGGACCTACGAGAACATCGACTACATGAAGACCCAGCTCAAGAGCCTGGGTCTGGCCATCGACTGGTCGCGTGAAGTCACCACCTGCAAGCCGGACTACTACCGCTGGGAACAGTGGCTGTTCACCCGCCTGTTCGAGAAAGGCATCATCTACCGCAAGAACGGCACCGTGAACTGGGACCCGGCGGACCAGACCGTCCTGGCCAACGAGCAGGTCATCGATGGCCGTGGCTGGCGCTCGGGCGCGCTTATCGAAAAGCGCGAAATCCCGATGTACTACTTCCGCATCACCGACTACGCCGACGAGCTGCTGGAAAGCCTCGACGAGCTGCCGGGCTGGCCCGAGCAGGTCAAGACCATGCAGCGCAACTGGATCGGCAAGTCCCGCGGCATGGAAGTGCAGTTCCCCTATGACCAGGCGAGCATCGGTCATGAGGGCACCCTGAAAGTCTTCACCACCCGTCCGGACACCCTGATGGGCGCCACCTACGTTGCCGTCGCCGCCGAACACCCGCTGGCCACCCAGGCCGCCCAGGGCAACCCGGCGCTGCAGGCGTTCATCGACGAGTGCAAGAGCGGCAGCGTCGCCGAGGCCGACATGGCCACGCAGGAGAAGAAGGGCATGGCCACTTCCCTGTTCGTCGAGCACCCGCTGACCGGCGAGAAGCTGCCGGTATGGGTCGCCAACTACGTGCTGATGCACTATGGCGATGGCGCTGTCATGGCCGTGCCGGCGCACGACGAGCGCGACTTCGAGTTCGCCCACAAGTACAACCTGCCGGTCAAGGCGGTGGTGCGCACCAGCGTCGGCGACGAGGTCGGCAGCGAGTGGCTGGCCGCCTACGGCGAACATGGCCAGCTGATCAACTCCGGCGAGTTCGACGGCCTGGACTTCCAGGGCGCCTTCGATGCCATCGAGGCCGCGCTGATCCGCAAGGACCTCGGCAAGTCGCGCACCCAGTTCCGCCTGCGCGACTGGGGCATCAGCCGCCAGCGCTACTGGGGTTGCCCGATCCCGATCATCCACTGCCCGTCCTGCGGCGACGTGCCGGTGCCGGAAGACCAGCTGCCCGTCACCCTGCCGGAAAACGTGGTACCGGACGGGGCCGGTTCGCCCCTGGCGCGCATGCCCGAGTTCTACGAGTGCACCTGCCCGAAATGCGGCACCGCGGCCAAGCGCGAAACCGACACCATGGACACCTTCGTCGAGTCGTCCTGGTACTTCGCCCGCTACGCCTCGCCGAACTACGATAAAGGCCTGGTCGACCCTAAAGCCGCCAACCACTGGCTGCCTGTCGACCAGTACATCGGCGGCATCGAGCACGCCATCCTGCACCTGCTATATGCGCGCTTCTTCCACAAGCTGATGCGTGACGAAGGCCTGGTCACCTCCAACGAGCCGTTCAAGAACCTGCTGACCCAGGGCATGGTCGTCGCCGAAACCTACTACCGCGTCGCCAGCAACGGCGGCAAGGACTGGTTCAACCCGGCCGACGTCGAGATCGAGCGTGACGCCAAGGCCAAGATCATCGGCGCGCGCCTGAAGACCGATGGCCTGCCGGTGGAAATCGGCGGCACCGAGAAGATGTCGAAGTCGAAGAACAACGGCGTCGACCCGCAGTCGATGATCGAGCAGTACGGCGCCGACACCTGCCGCCTGTTCATGATGTTCGCCTCGCCACCCGACATGAGCCTGGAATGGTCCGACTCCGGCGTCGAAGGCGCCAGCCGCTTCCTGCGCCGCGTCTGGCGCCTGGCCCAGGCCCACGTGACCCAAGGCCTGCCGGGCACGCTGGACATCGCCGCCCTGAGCGACGAGCAGAAGGTCATCCGTCGCGCCATCCATGCCGCGATCAAGCAGGCCAGCACCGACGTGGGCCAGTACCACAAGTTCAACACCGCCATCGCCCAGGTGATGACCGTGATGAACGTACTGGAGAAGGCGCCACAGGCGACCGCCCAGGACCGCGCCCTGCTGCAGGAGGGCCTCGAGGCCGTGACCCTGCTGCTGGCACCGATCACCCCGCACATCTCCCATGAGCTGTGGAAGCAGCTGGGCCACGACCAGGCGGTGATCGATGCGAACTGGCCGATTGTCGATGAAGGCGCCCTGGTACAGGACACCGTGACCCTGGTGGTACAGGTCAACGGCAAGCTGCGTGGCCAGGTCGAGATGCCGGCCGCCGCCAGCCGCGAGGAAGTCGAGGCCGCCGCTCGCAACAACGAGAACGTCCTGCGCTTCACCGACGGCCTGACCATCCGCAAGGTCATCGTCGTTCCGGGCAAACTGGTCAACATCGTCGCCAACTGA
- the lptE gene encoding LPS assembly lipoprotein LptE, translating into MIKRNLLVMGLAVLLSACGFQLRGTGTTELTIKELDLSARNAYGETVTQLRRTLQNSGVKVYSGAPYKLVLTNEQESQRAATYTGGNRSAEYELTTVLNYAVEGQNDTVLLEDKLQVQKYYVYDGNNINGSGQEAVQVRQEMRRDLVQGMMVRLQQLTPARLQDLQHKADERAKAEARALQEAQRIQDETPQQSPLEVPAP; encoded by the coding sequence ATGATCAAACGCAATCTGCTGGTAATGGGCCTGGCTGTGCTGCTCAGCGCCTGCGGTTTCCAGCTGCGCGGCACCGGCACTACCGAACTGACCATCAAGGAGCTGGACCTCAGCGCCCGCAACGCCTATGGCGAGACCGTCACCCAACTGCGCCGCACACTGCAGAACAGCGGCGTCAAAGTGTATAGCGGAGCTCCCTACAAGCTCGTGCTCACCAATGAGCAAGAGAGCCAGCGCGCCGCGACCTATACGGGCGGCAACCGCTCGGCTGAGTATGAGCTGACCACTGTGCTGAATTACGCTGTCGAGGGCCAGAACGACACAGTGTTGCTGGAAGACAAGCTGCAAGTGCAGAAGTACTACGTCTACGATGGCAATAACATCAACGGCTCGGGCCAGGAAGCGGTCCAGGTCCGTCAGGAAATGCGCCGTGACCTGGTTCAGGGCATGATGGTCCGCCTGCAGCAACTGACCCCGGCACGCCTGCAAGACCTGCAGCACAAGGCTGACGAGCGCGCCAAGGCTGAAGCCCGTGCCCTCCAGGAAGCCCAGCGCATCCAGGACGAGACGCCCCAGCAGTCGCCGCTGGAAGTCCCGGCTCCCTGA
- the holA gene encoding DNA polymerase III subunit delta, with protein sequence MKLSPAQLNKHLQGQLAPVYIVSGDDPLLCQEAADAIRGAARQQGYDERQVFSADANFDWGNLLLAGASLSLFAQRRLLELRLPSGKPGDKGAAALMEYCANPAEDTLLLISLPKLDGSAQKTKWGKALIEGAHCQFIQIWPVDAQQLPQWINQRLSQAGLSAQRDAIDLIAARVEGNLLAAAQEIEKLKLLAEGNQITVETVQAAVADSARFDVFGLVDAILNGEAAHALRMLEGLRGEGVEPPVILWALARELRLLAGLAQQFSQGVPLDKAFSQARPPVWDKRRPLVSKALQRLSAQRWAMLLQDAQRIDAQIKGQAEGSPWTSLARLSLLMAGQRLPLPAE encoded by the coding sequence ATGAAGCTCTCCCCCGCCCAACTCAACAAGCACCTGCAAGGCCAGCTGGCGCCCGTCTACATCGTCAGCGGTGACGACCCGCTGCTGTGCCAGGAGGCCGCCGACGCCATCCGCGGCGCCGCGCGCCAGCAGGGCTACGACGAACGCCAGGTGTTCAGCGCCGATGCCAACTTCGACTGGGGCAACCTGCTGCTGGCCGGTGCCAGCCTGTCGTTGTTCGCCCAGCGCCGGCTGCTGGAGCTGCGCCTGCCCTCGGGCAAGCCCGGCGACAAAGGCGCTGCCGCGCTGATGGAATACTGCGCCAACCCGGCCGAGGACACGCTGCTACTGATCAGCCTGCCCAAGCTCGATGGCAGCGCGCAGAAAACCAAGTGGGGCAAGGCCTTGATCGAAGGCGCGCACTGCCAGTTCATCCAGATCTGGCCGGTGGACGCCCAGCAACTACCGCAATGGATCAACCAGCGCCTGTCCCAGGCCGGCCTGTCGGCCCAGCGTGACGCCATCGACTTGATCGCCGCCCGGGTCGAGGGCAACCTGCTGGCCGCCGCCCAGGAGATCGAGAAGCTGAAGCTGCTGGCCGAGGGCAACCAGATCACCGTCGAGACTGTCCAGGCAGCCGTTGCCGACAGCGCCCGCTTCGATGTGTTCGGGCTGGTCGATGCCATTCTCAATGGCGAAGCAGCCCATGCCCTGCGCATGCTCGAAGGACTGCGCGGTGAAGGTGTCGAGCCGCCGGTCATTCTCTGGGCCCTTGCCCGCGAACTGCGCTTGCTGGCCGGGCTCGCACAGCAGTTCAGCCAGGGCGTGCCGCTGGACAAGGCCTTCAGCCAGGCGCGCCCACCGGTGTGGGACAAGCGCCGACCGCTGGTGAGCAAGGCCCTGCAGCGCCTCTCTGCGCAGCGCTGGGCCATGCTTCTGCAGGATGCCCAGCGTATCGATGCGCAGATCAAGGGCCAGGCCGAGGGCTCGCCGTGGACCAGTCTGGCGCGCCTGTCGCTGCTCATGGCCGGACAACGCCTGCCGCTGCCCGCCGAATAA
- the arfA gene encoding alternative ribosome rescue factor ArfA — translation MSKKPKKHGPNKAKSIIAQPLFRCRQEQAGKGKGSYRREAFQSRDWEASCFMAA, via the coding sequence ATGAGCAAGAAGCCGAAAAAGCACGGCCCCAACAAGGCCAAGTCGATCATCGCCCAACCGCTGTTCCGCTGCCGCCAGGAACAGGCAGGAAAAGGCAAAGGCAGCTACCGCCGCGAAGCCTTCCAATCGAGAGATTGGGAGGCTTCCTGCTTTATGGCCGCCTGA
- a CDS encoding lytic murein transglycosylase, translating to MPSRLTLRWQPRQLIAATSFILLVACAEKPTAADALPLAPAQPAPVVTLPGATLDSSNEIQPLQTFAQWQAGFREQALQAGISANLFDRAFLGVTPDMDVIKADRSQPEFTRPVWEYLDGALSPLRVRNGKKLLEQNNELLARIEQRYGVDRQVLVSVWGMESNFGQFQGSKSVIRSLATLAYEGRRPQFAQDQLIAALQILQNGDIQPDAMRGSWAGAMGQTQFIPTTYLTHAVDFDGDGRRDIWNSTADALASTAHYLQASGWKRGQPWGFEVQVPAGFDYWLADGSQRKSVSEWLQLGVKLPAGTALPTGSNQLSAALLLPAGARGPAFLVLDNFRAILKYNNSSSYALAVSLLGDRFYGWGFIAGSWPKEDLPLSRSERIELQTLLNASGHEAGNPDGIIGANTRKAIRNAQQAQGWPADGYPTHKLLDSLRR from the coding sequence ATGCCCTCTCGTCTCACTCTCCGCTGGCAACCCCGCCAGCTGATCGCGGCCACAAGCTTCATCCTGCTCGTCGCCTGCGCCGAGAAACCCACCGCCGCCGATGCCCTGCCGCTGGCACCCGCCCAGCCCGCCCCCGTCGTAACGCTACCTGGCGCCACGCTCGATAGCAGCAACGAAATCCAGCCCCTGCAGACCTTCGCCCAATGGCAGGCCGGTTTCCGCGAGCAAGCCCTGCAAGCCGGGATCAGCGCCAACCTGTTCGACCGCGCCTTCCTCGGCGTCACCCCGGACATGGACGTGATCAAGGCTGACCGCAGCCAACCTGAGTTCACCCGCCCGGTCTGGGAGTACCTGGACGGCGCCCTGTCGCCACTGCGCGTACGCAACGGCAAGAAACTGCTCGAACAGAATAACGAGCTACTGGCACGCATCGAGCAACGCTACGGCGTCGACCGCCAGGTGCTGGTCTCGGTTTGGGGTATGGAGAGCAACTTCGGGCAGTTCCAGGGCAGCAAGTCAGTGATCCGTTCGCTGGCTACCCTGGCTTATGAAGGCCGTCGCCCCCAGTTCGCCCAGGACCAGTTGATCGCCGCCCTGCAGATCCTGCAAAACGGCGACATCCAGCCTGACGCGATGCGCGGCTCCTGGGCCGGCGCCATGGGCCAGACCCAGTTCATCCCGACTACCTACCTCACCCACGCGGTGGATTTCGACGGTGACGGTCGCCGCGACATCTGGAACAGCACCGCCGACGCCCTGGCGTCTACCGCCCACTACCTGCAGGCGTCCGGCTGGAAGCGCGGCCAGCCCTGGGGCTTCGAGGTACAGGTACCCGCCGGCTTCGACTACTGGCTCGCCGATGGCAGCCAGCGCAAGAGCGTCAGCGAATGGTTGCAACTAGGTGTGAAACTGCCCGCTGGTACCGCATTGCCCACCGGCAGCAACCAGCTGTCCGCCGCCCTGCTGCTGCCCGCCGGGGCCCGTGGGCCGGCGTTCCTGGTACTGGACAACTTCCGCGCGATCCTCAAGTACAACAACTCGTCTTCCTATGCGCTGGCGGTGAGCCTGCTGGGGGATCGCTTCTACGGTTGGGGGTTCATTGCCGGCAGCTGGCCGAAAGAAGACCTGCCGCTGAGCCGCAGTGAACGTATCGAACTGCAGACCTTGCTCAACGCCAGTGGCCATGAGGCAGGCAATCCTGACGGGATCATCGGCGCCAATACCCGCAAGGCCATTCGCAATGCGCAGCAGGCGCAGGGCTGGCCGGCAGATGGTTATCCGACGCACAAGCTGCTCGACAGCCTGCGTCGCTAG
- a CDS encoding LD-carboxypeptidase: protein MNCLETAEYLLPKALPDNARFAIVAPAGPARLDTDKARRWFEDRGQQCRIYPGVLQADGYLAGSDEQRLRDLHDAFSAPDIDAILCMRGGYGSMRLLDRIDFELIRRHPKPLVGYSDITALHSALNRHTGMLAFHGAMLNADLLGGKLEPTVSSLFGQLRGRLGAGDAIDHPAAFALTSVVSGVASGRLVGGNLSLLGTTLGTLAEVDTRDSILFIEDVNEPLYRVDRLLTQLRLAGKLEGVRGVLVGDFAGITVAAMTPLLLDIFGPLGVPVLAGWRSGHCDPNVCLPLGAQVRLEAGAKRLVLEQALFKA, encoded by the coding sequence ATGAATTGCCTGGAAACTGCCGAGTACCTGTTGCCCAAGGCCCTGCCTGACAACGCCCGTTTCGCCATCGTCGCCCCGGCCGGTCCGGCACGGCTGGATACCGACAAGGCCCGCCGGTGGTTCGAAGACCGTGGCCAGCAATGCCGCATCTATCCTGGGGTGCTGCAGGCGGACGGTTACCTTGCCGGTAGCGACGAACAGCGCCTGCGCGACTTGCACGATGCGTTCAGCGCCCCGGACATCGACGCTATCCTGTGCATGCGCGGCGGTTACGGCAGCATGCGCCTGCTGGACCGCATCGACTTCGAGCTGATCCGCCGCCATCCCAAGCCTTTGGTGGGTTACAGCGACATCACCGCCCTGCATTCGGCGCTCAATCGACATACCGGGATGCTGGCCTTCCATGGCGCAATGCTCAATGCCGACCTGCTGGGGGGCAAGCTCGAGCCCACCGTCAGCTCTCTGTTCGGGCAGTTGAGGGGGCGGCTGGGGGCGGGTGATGCGATCGACCATCCAGCGGCTTTTGCGCTCACCAGCGTGGTGTCCGGTGTTGCCAGCGGGCGTCTGGTCGGTGGCAACCTGTCGCTGCTCGGCACCACGCTGGGGACGTTGGCTGAAGTCGACACCCGGGACAGCATCCTGTTCATCGAGGACGTCAACGAGCCGCTCTATCGTGTCGACCGCCTGCTGACCCAATTGCGCCTGGCCGGCAAGCTGGAGGGTGTGCGTGGTGTACTGGTGGGGGATTTTGCCGGGATCACGGTCGCGGCCATGACGCCCTTGCTGCTGGATATCTTCGGCCCGCTCGGGGTGCCGGTGCTGGCGGGGTGGCGCAGCGGGCATTGTGATCCGAATGTGTGCCTGCCATTGGGCGCGCAGGTCAGGCTCGAGGCGGGAGCGAAACGGCTGGTGCTCGAGCAGGCCTTGTTCAAGGCCTGA
- the lipA gene encoding lipoyl synthase, which translates to MTTVQEAVPNLIPTQDVTPRPAPKKVEAGVKLRGADKVARIPVKIIPTEELPKKPDWIRVRIPVSPEVDRIKQLLRKHKLHSVCEEASCPNLGECFSGGTATFMIMGDICTRRCPFCDVGHGRPKPLDVDEPKNLAVAIADLRLKYVVITSVDRDDLRDGGAQHFADCIREIRALSPGVQLETLVPDYRGRMDVALEITAQTPPDVFNHNLETVPRLYKAARPGSDYDWSLDLLQKFKQMVPHVPTKSGLMLGLGETDEEVIEVMHRMREHDIDMLTLGQYLQPSRNHLPVQRFVHPDTFAWFAEEGYKMGFKNVASGPLVRSSYHADQQAHEAKIKL; encoded by the coding sequence TCCCGACGCAAGACGTCACCCCACGCCCTGCTCCTAAAAAAGTGGAAGCCGGCGTGAAGCTGCGTGGCGCCGACAAAGTGGCACGTATCCCGGTGAAGATCATTCCCACCGAAGAGCTGCCGAAAAAGCCCGACTGGATCCGCGTGCGCATTCCGGTTTCCCCGGAAGTCGACCGCATCAAGCAACTGCTGCGCAAGCACAAGCTGCACAGCGTATGCGAAGAAGCCTCCTGCCCGAACCTGGGTGAGTGCTTCTCTGGCGGTACCGCCACCTTCATGATCATGGGCGACATCTGCACCCGCCGCTGCCCGTTCTGTGACGTCGGTCACGGCCGGCCGAAGCCGCTGGATGTCGACGAGCCGAAGAACCTGGCCGTGGCCATCGCCGATCTGCGCCTGAAGTACGTGGTGATCACCTCGGTGGACCGCGATGACCTGCGTGACGGCGGTGCCCAGCATTTCGCCGACTGCATTCGCGAGATCCGCGCGTTGTCGCCGGGCGTGCAACTGGAAACCCTGGTACCGGACTACCGCGGCCGCATGGACGTGGCGCTGGAAATCACCGCGCAAACCCCGCCGGACGTGTTCAACCACAACCTCGAGACAGTGCCGCGCCTGTACAAGGCCGCACGCCCAGGTTCGGACTACGACTGGTCGTTGGACCTGCTGCAGAAGTTCAAGCAGATGGTCCCGCACGTACCGACCAAGTCCGGCCTGATGCTGGGCCTGGGCGAGACTGACGAGGAGGTCATCGAGGTGATGCACCGCATGCGCGAGCACGATATCGACATGCTCACCCTCGGCCAGTACCTGCAGCCGTCGCGCAACCACTTGCCGGTACAGCGCTTCGTGCACCCGGACACCTTCGCCTGGTTCGCCGAGGAAGGTTACAAGATGGGCTTCAAGAACGTCGCCTCCGGTCCTCTGGTACGCTCGTCGTACCACGCCGACCAGCAGGCCCACGAAGCCAAGATCAAGCTCTGA